TATTTGACTTAAAAATATATGACACAAAATATTTAacttaaaatatatttgtgtcttacatattagaaataatttgtaccttaataaaaatggaaaatagaaaatatttgaCTAGCAAAATATTTGACTTAGAATGCATTTGTGACTTatgaaatatttgaaataaaaaatatttgaaataagaaaatatttgaCAAATATATTTTTGACTCAGAATGTATTCTTGGTATTGAAAAATACTTGTTGCCTGTTTTAAAAAGCGGTAAATTCTCATACAATGAGGAAAAAATAGACTTtgcacacccccacacacacccacacccacacacacacacacacacactttgaagTACACTGTTTTCTAAAACAGAGGCATTTCACCAGGTCAAGATGCTGTTTAGCAAAGATAAGTGTAATTCAAAGAGCTCTACATTAGGATCCTGGGTTGAACAGCTCTGTTTTGCAACTTGAGAAAGCTGTTGCATGATTGCCAGCTTGCAACAATGCAAGAGAAGATGCAAAACCGGCAAATCGATGCAGTGGTTACCGTCACCAGCATTtgtacagaaaacacacagacaccacattTCAAGCCGTCAGTGTGAGCTAAAGTAAAGCATTGCTAGAGCACACACAGGGAGGAAGTCCACTTTGAGGGGATGGGGGGTGGGGTGAGGGGTTGGGAGGGGGTTCACACACTGCTCCCGGTTCACGGGGTGGGGGTCGTTACCTTGGTAGCAGCCTGCTCCTCTTCCACACCGTCCCCAATAACAACATACACTACCTTCCTGCCAAACCTTTGTATTATTCGCTCAAAGCAACTCTCTTTTCCTGCAATAATAAACAGGGTTAGATGTCAGAGGTGTAAAGGTCAAAAGGGCGTGAAAGTTACCTGGCTGGCCGCGTGCTCCTCATCGCGCCCATCACCAATCACTACATATGTAATGTTAGTGCCAAACCTGGACACTATACGCTCAAAACAGCTCTCTTTACCTGTGGAGAATACGGCAGTGCCTTAAGCTCATGTACAAACATACCATAGATACACAGAGGCTTCACCGCTCACGAGAGGATGAAcggaagttaaaaaaaagagaagagaaacgaGAACTCGGACAGAGAAAGGGATTTTTCCATAAACAATAACGAGTGATGGATTCAtatcgacacacacacacttcccatgCACCTTGATTGTACAGTCCAAATGAAAAACATAACAACACATGTCAagccacgtgtgtgtgtgtgtgtgtttgtgacttAGCATCAATTCATAAAATCAAAACAGACCAGAGTGGCCTGGCCATGACTCGCTTTCTCCACCTTATCATTTTGTTACACTGATCATGTGACACACTTCAGCACTATCTGCCTTATTCAGTACAAACaagctcacagacacactcgcTTGCTAGAGTCATTCTGATATCagcggagagaaagagagagagagagagagagaaagagagagagagagagaaaaagagagacagaggtcaTCTCATACATTTATGTTTGCCTCATTCTTCTAGACCAGAGGGACGTTCACTTGTTCACTGAATTTTTGTTGACTCACCTATTTTAGTTGCGCTGTAGATGTTCTCGATAGGAAACGCTGAGCCCAAGCTGTAGAGCAGCACCTTCGCAAGAGCTGGTATTAACTGTGTCGTAGTCACCAAGACATTAACACAGTTACTCCTAATGGAagccagcgagagagagaaagagagagagagagagagagagagagatttacatACTGTATCATTCTTTCAAATGCTGGTTCTAACTACTAAAATATCTTCCAAAGTTGTGTACATTAATTGTAATTGTTTACATTAATTGTCGTAGGctcttattcaattcaattcaattcaattcagttcaatttattttttatagcgccttttacgatggacattgtctcaaagaagtttcacaaaagtagagaaacagagaagagaaaatatatgtatataaattaaAGTTACTACTTTATCCCTATTTAAACCCTAATGAGGAAGTCTGCGGCGATGGTGgcgaggaaaatctccctgagatgatatgaggaagaaaccttgagaggaaccaggctcagaagagaacctcatcctcatctgggtgacaccggacagtaaataatgtaactgtaactgattaatgtcctttcttcaacagcaaccaagggcccatgaggaactataaggtcagtgtagtttctgagtccATTATAGGCACTAAATCCTTGCTGTCCTTGCTTGCTATCATGAAGGTTTGGTATCAGAATGTTCATGAATACAAGCATGACTTGTATACCACACTTGTTATCATGATGGAGACAAAGGGAGCTTTTAttggttgttgttctttcagctgctccctgttcggggttaccacagtggatcatttagTCGTTTTCGTTAGTACAccggatacccttcctgacacaaccctctcatttcatccaggcttgggacctaAGAGTTTacccttcagtggctgggttagcttcCTACCCacgaatcgaacccgggccgcggcaacaagagcacaggatcctgcctctggaccaccaggaggctaggGGGCGTTTGTTGGTTAACACTACCTAATTCTATTCGTTATTTCGAACTTTTAGCTGTATTatgttcatttacacacacacctatggaCAATATAtgggatgtagtagcttagtggttaaggctgatcagtaggttgtgagttcaaatcccaggtccaccaagtttcCCCTGCTGgacccctaagcaaggcccttaaccctcagttgctcagagTTGAAATGTATGTCGCTCTGTCTTCCAAATGCAAGAGATGTAAGTGGAAAATCAGTCCACTGAAAGAACACATGAAGTTGGAAAGCTAgctatgtttatttattcagtgttCAGCGTATATACTAGATGAGGTATCAGTGGGCAGACCTGGAGCTGATGATGGACAGGGACTTGAGTGCAGTGGTGAGCCACGAGTCTGTCAGAGCCTCGACTTCGGCCCTGAGCTGAAGCCATGCGTCTCTCTTAGCCGGACCTAAGAGCCCTGAGGAAACGGGGTGAAAAAGACACATCATTCACCACATGCTACATTTAACACTACAGGACTCTACATATAATGTATAGAAATGATTTGATATGTAACATGGGAAAAGCAAAAATGCAGAATACAGCATGGTCTCATTGTGAATCGATTATTTTGGAACCAGAACTGATTCAGAAAAGGTGAATTAAGTTAAGAACaggtatttaaataaatttgtgaTACTTATTTTTGCCATTTGAGGAcataataatgtcattattttaatcaaattatATCTTAATATTATTCTTCACACCTACTTGAAGCATTCAGAAAGCCTCCAAAAAGTTTATTTAGCATTACCTTATGAACAGAGTACATGCTTTTTTATGggtttttaatgtattttgatattttgaaCAATTTTTGACATCCAACTTCCCTTATTTATCTTATTAAATAAGatcttatattatatatcttATTAAATAAGATCTTtatcttatatttatttatttactcgtCATAATTAAGTGTGTATACGATGCAGTTTCTATGCAAATCGCAAACTAACAGCTTTCATCAGACGGCATAAACGCATCCTAAACATATTCATTCCTAGAGGTCAGGTGATGGAAGCTTACCTCCCACGTTGTTCTTATACGTGCAGTACAACTCCTTCACTCGTCTGTAGCGGAAGGCCAGCTTCCTCATCCAGTCCACTCCGCCCCTGACCCCTGTGGCTAAGCAGAGGCTTGCGCTAGTCGCAGCTGCATGGAAGCCATCAGTGGCAAAACTGTAAGTACTGTcgataataacaacaacagccaTGTTTTAAACATCCTCGATGCATTTCAGTTAATTCTAACAGTAGAAGTGTGAGTATTAGACTAAGGTGGCTATTAATAGAAATCAAACAAAATCTTGACATAAATCTTTATATATCTGCTTCATGTGACTCATCATATGTCAAACTATAAATATTTCATGGGTATAAAATAGCAAGAATATTCTGCTTTATTAATTTAAGTTAAATGTGAATCTAGGTAGGTATTATTTAGTCATATATTTTGTtaagacaataaataaaaaaaaaaaataaaaaaaaaaaaaaaaaaaaataaataaatagcggGATTTCTTGTAGCTCAACTACACTTggactacaaaaaaaaaaaaaaaaaaaaaaaaaaaaaaatatatatatatatatatatatatattttatgtgagCGTTATTATCTTTAATGCAAATAATTGTTTCTCCAAAATACTGCGCTCCAGTTAGGGCAGTGTTTGAGACGCACCTAAGGTCCTGTCCGTTATCATCTGATGACACATCATCAATGTGCACCTGATCACATTCCtgtagagaacacacacacacacacacacacacacaaacacacacacacacacacacacacacacacaaacacacacactgtatatgttAATGTCCCAATTGTAGCTTCATGAAAAACCACCAGGGGGCGACAAAAGCTtaaactcacatatacacatgggTTGAAGACAAATAGTGCCCTAAAGTAATACCCCTAATACTTCTGTCCTATACATATATGCCCTTATTCCCTTATTTCCAGTGTATATAATTATTTGTCTTTAAAATTTACACGGTTTACTTACAAAATAGACACATCTCATCtctatttattaataaagaaagaatgtgTGTCAGTTGTGCAGAGTGAAGTGCCTCAAGTTGCCTCAAAATACATACATAAGCGAAAGGAAGGACAGGACATGATAGATTACCTCTAAGTCATTAAAGAAGAGATGCGTGTCTGCAAGATTAAAGATCATCTCTTCCATTCTCAAACCCAGCGTCACCGCCATCGGAGCATCCTAAAGAGAATTCGaaatcattgtcatcatcatcatcatcaacactggTGGACAAACCAGTGACTAGGACAAGTAGATTACGTGATtgaactacatacactatatgtcCAAAAGCATGACCACCTGACCATCATAACCATTACTGAATATCCCATTCTAGATGTAATGCTTTTCtcctgctaataataataagctccactctccTAGGACAGCTAGATATTAGAGCAAGACTGTAAGGATTTCAGTCCAGCTACAGGAGCACTACTGAGTGTGCTtagtgcacaggggcattgtctaAAGGTTTAAGTTTCTTAGtcacagtgaagggaaactgtaatgttACAACGTACAAAGACTGTTATGTACTTCTATCTTTGTGGTAAGAATTTGGGGAAGAACCtcatataggtgtgatggtcaggtgtccacaaagtGTAGCGATGCTACTTGATCTATTCGTTCCAAATGTGAACTATTTAAGAGTAGTAGCATCTTTTCAAATTGAGgaatctatataaatatataaagagaaataaagatgtTAGCCAGGAAAAACACGTTCATCAACATGTACTTTTGGTGACTTTTTATCAagggaaaataaacacaaaacttTCTGGAGAGAATAAGGACGACAGCTGCACAGATTTCCCCCCTCCTTAGCCTATAACCTGTTAATACACGTAACTAGCAAACTAGCCTGCTTTATGATGTTATGTTTGCTATCACTTTTTTGGCCTTATCAGGCAACCAAAGAAAAGGAAAGCAAGCTTTTAACTTGTCCACTTCtcagcatcaccatcatcacctttatcaccaacatagcattaaaaaaaaaacaacactcttCAATTTTATTAGCCTGCTCTCAAACAAATGTGTATTTTCGTGACACTCCGGCATCTCGTCTGTCTTTAAACTGCTGCGTCTTTCGCTTTAagccgtctcacacacactcgctccaactCATCAACCCCCTCACATGCACTCGTGTCATCTCTCCGATATACgtatgtgcatacacacacatttaaaatagGAGAACGCCGGAGAGTAAAGAAGAGACAGGGTTAAAGAGAAGGAAAATGAGCAGAGGAAAAGGGGAGGGGGGGTCCTCAGCTGTAAAAATCATCACATGTGAGTTGGCTGCATGCTCGCTGACTGCCTCAAAGTGTGGAGCCAGAATAGAAAATAGTGTGTCTTCGTCTTCCATATACACCTACACTCACGCATGCATTCCTAATGTCTTGCTCTTTACTCCAGTGTTTCATATCCCGAGCTGATGATTActctatttaaataataagtGACAAAATGAACTTCTGCGCTGGAGATATGTACAGGACGCTGAATAGACTGTATGTGTGAAATTTTTTACACAAGAATCATGGGaggaatatttttaaaaaaaattgtgacaGCTGTATAAAATCCCAAAGGGTTAGGGGctgggtgccaaaacttttaaGACTCCATGTTTAAACCATTGTGCAGCCAACTCTTAATAATTCTGATATCTCAATTTACTGGTTAACTCTTTTACAAAGACCTTCACATTCTTTGCATGCCTTGTACTTTAGAATTGaacatctttcatttttttactgAGGAAATTCtaaactatttttttcccccgtcTAAGCTGAACCTCATTTTTGTTGACTTTAAATGCGCCGCTTTGGGTTTGTAACATCGCTATCGGAATCGAAAggtgtctgtctgccttcctgtctgcctgaattctgtctgtctaaagtccttataatattaaaaaagccCTTCTTCAAATAACATTTGGTTTAACACTTTCCATGTGGGTGCAAATGAATCCATTCGTcccagcctgtgtgtgtatatgtgtgtgtgtgtgtgtgtgtgcatatatgtgtgtgtgtgcgtgtgagtgaaaCAGGTTTGGCACCGTCACTGATGAAGTGCCTAAGATCGGAGGGTCCTGCTCGTCACTGCGCTGTCAGAAATAGCCCGTCAGCTGGGAATAGATGCAGCTGTCTCCACAGCTCTCACAGAACCAACGACAAGAAATGAGTGAAGGTGTGAAAACAGGGCAAACGCTTCACACATCTACTCAGACGCACTGTCAGAGAAGTCGGTATAACCACTAGCATGTCTTTTCCAGCTATACAGAGCCGCTGCTCATTCAATTAACTGCTCTCTTAATCTCTTATCCatgtgttgttaaaaaaaacaaaacatacaacataattaatattaataaagtacTTACTTCTGAATTCACTCGGTGTTTCCACACAGCCATATTTATATATCATGGACTTAATTATGAACAAGAGGCAGTATCCAGAATCACAAagtcttcttctttcggcttttcccttcgccacagtgaatcatctctctccacctatcccccgtcttctgcatcctcaacacatacacccactagcttcatatcctcatttactacatccatatacctcctctttggccttcctctttgccgcctgcctggcagctccatgtccaacgttctcctaccaatatactcactctccctcctctggacatgtcaaaccatcttaacctgtcctccctaactctgtgccccaaacgtccaacatgagccgtccctctgatgtactcgttcctaatcctgtccaaccgtgtcactcccaaagagaacctcaacatcttcagctctgctacctccagctctgactcctgtctcttcctcagtgacactgcctctaaaccatacagtcTCACCACTGTCGAATCACAAAGCAAAGTAATGAGAAAAATTGCATGTTTTACTTAAATAGGTGCTTAAGTACAGTAGATCTCCTTGGTGTGCCAATCAAATTATACTAATCACCCGAGTCTAGTTTTTGGAGGAAGGTGCCTGAGGTGTCAGGAGTGTGgctttaaaattttttaaatctacCAAACCCTTATCACATAATGAGGACATGTGGGATGTGGTATATGGATCGGAAGGTctaccaagctgtcactgctgggtccctgagcaagaccctcaaCACTTAattgctcaattgtataaaaaaaatgtgatgtcgctctggataagggtatctgccaaatggcataaatgtaaatgaaatgcagagagaaataaaggatTAAAAGAATGagcgaagaagaagaagacgaagcaGAAGACTGCATACCTTTCCATATTTCTGTGCATAAGATCCAGTAAGAAGTGAGTGGAAGACTATAATGGTCTCATCCAGATCCCAAACAAACActctctgtaaaacacacacacacattcaaatacAATACAGATATCACTGTATCCTTGATTACTGATAATGCTAAAGCCATATGCGACATCAGTGTGGACATTTACTACTTTAATCGATATCATTTTTATATGCCTTAGTAGTAAATCTACGCATTTTACCTCCAGATCGCTATCAGGAGGAGGGGAAGGGTTGTTCTTCCTCCCACGCCCCCTGGCTTTAGTCCCACCCCCACGGCATGTCCGGTCGTCCAGTTCCTTGATGGGCGTGGAAGGACTCTGCCCCGCCTCAAAATCACCTAAATGAACGAAAAAGCTGCTGATTGAGGGGTTGAGTCTACATGTTTATGTACCAAATGTCACTTTAGCTGATAAAGTAGTGAAATGGTCCTGCATAGTTCTATTCCACCAGCCAGGTGCTTGTTCCTGTTCTCGGACCATACCACATGATTCCACTGCTCATTACCAGCACCAATAATGAATCTAAACTGTGCAAACATTACAGAATGCTGTTTATTATCAAATTCCCACGTGTTTAATAACTAGAAGAcgtgagggcaagaagcctttattaatGCCACACATACATTCGCATATAGCAGCTGAGGAaggtggggtcagagcgcaggagCAACTATgacacagcacccctggagcagggagggttaagggccttgctcaattgcttaacagtggagtttggtggtgcttgaaccccgatcctctgatcaacaaggcagagccttaaccacttgaaacACTACTGTCCACCTTTTCTTcgtgtatcccagctgaggaggttggggtcagagctcaggggcagATATGATCAGTGAACCATGAACCAGTCTATACAGTGCCCCCGGAGCAGTGAGAGTTAAGAGCCTTGGTCACTTGCCCAACAGTGGTGCTTGATGGTGCtggggcaattgagcaaggctcttaaccctccctgcttcaGGGGCGCTGTACAGACTGGTTCACTGatccagcatcagcatcatGTCAGTGGAAAGATGGTTTGAATATATAGTGAAGCAAATCATCAACATATTCAATGTCACCCTGGAACAGAGGTTTCTACCTAGAATATGTCCCAAGACTTGGCACTGCTATCCTCAATGTCCTGATTGGCCAGCACTCACCTGGGTGCATCTCAGGAGCCTGTCCTGTGATTACAGGGGCGGGGTCTTGCAGTTGATAGCTGGAGGTGGAGCCTGTGGCGTCCAGTGTGTTGTTGGTTGTCATATAGGAGCCGTAGGAAGAGGCAGAGTAATACTGAGCGTACTGATTCTGCCCGAACGCTGTATATGAGGGATATTCCTGCGGTTGAAGAAATAAACCAACTCAGAACTTACAGCTCAGGAATTCTAATAAGCACTAAAGCCTtgagatttgtgtgtgcgtTGTAGACAGATGACGGTTGAGAGGGTACAAGATCTTTCCAGCCTCCCTAAAGCAATTTTGATGATTGTGGTCAACCAATTACATCAAGTCACATTAAGGTTACAGTATATTCAAGTTCTAATGATTACAAAATCCTGGATTGGGATTTGAGGAAGAGCCAACAGACTATACGGTCACAGAACCAAAGACAGTTCCTCCTGTCAGTAAAAAGACCCGTTGATTTCTGGTAATAAAATACGCTTATGGTTTTCACACTTCTTCAATTCAAAACGTGCCTCGATTGTCACTACTTACCCTcacctcaccctcaccctcacacaaGAGAGCAGGATAATCTCTGTAGTTTGATCAATTTTACATTGTGGTTTGATTTTGGAATGGAAATGGGTCTCGGCTAGTTAGCCTGATATTGCTGATATCTGCATACTGCATCAATCTTACTGAAAGAACTGAGTAACAGAAATACTTCATTATCCCAAATTGGCAAGAAGCATGAGGCTGAATTGTGAAAATACTATAATTTCTAAGTAAAGTGTGAAACACTTGGggacataatagaaaaataatcaacgctagggtggtgtgatgaagaagAGCTACTGTTACCACCATGGGCCTGGAactactgattattttccaataacagtgTTTGTTCCTCTTATAGCACAtggtgtttcttttttaattcaagaagtacatgtttgtttatcattaaaatgattgcATATTACATTGCAGCCAATTTTAAGGTCAAACTATTAGCTCTGTTTTGAAAAGCTGCAAAAAAGGCAACTTCCCCCAGGGAAAGAGAATacgagagaaatggagagaaaatgaAGGGACGAAGCGTCCTGGCTAGAACACAGAGACCATTTGATGGGAGCATTTTATGGATCCCTTGGTGTTCTTTAcccacacgtgcacacacactgtttggTCTTTTACAGCAGATGCCTCTAAACCTGTCACTAACGTCTCCAAGCACATGAACGGTGCAGTAAAAATGCTCTCAGGAAGACTCGTTTTCCCATCCGTTCCTCCCTCCTCTCCTTTCAGCATAGCCGTAACTCCTTTGTTTATTCGGCCAGATTCATCGGGGGAACAAAAGCATTCCTGCTTGCTTTTTTCTCTCAGGCTGAATGTCTAATGATGAACGATTGTGTGGGTGTATCGTGTGCACAGTTAGACCTGTTTGAGCGAGTGATGTCATCATTCTGAAAGTGTTTGCGTGGAACAGTACCTGTTGTGCGCTGAAGTTGGCTGGATTGGACACGGAGTTGTTTGAGGTGTAGAGGCCAGGGGAGGATGTAAACCCTGAtgctggtgtgtttgtgtgtgtgaaagagagagaaaagagagagagagagaggacactgTGAGAATCCATCAGCTCAAGCAGTCCCTGTTGGCAGATCCTGGTAATCAAGTTTTCATTACTCTCGCATCTATCTGCAGGATGGACTGAAGCTATTGTGCTGGTTAGCCGTAGCCTATAATTACCTGGCATCGGATAGGGCGAGTAGGCCGTCTGTCCAGGCTGGGGGGTGGTGAATCCTGGACTGTAGCTGAGCCCTGATTGGAGGGTGGAGTGGGTCTGGGATGGCCCTCCTTCCGTCTTTATCCCAGGTAACATCACCCCTAAATCCGCTGCAAATATACACCAGGGGAAGACACTTCACTGTTAAACGGTTATATGAGgtggtctgggaaaaaaaacactggcagACAGAAGTTTCTGGATTTTCACTATCAAGCAGTAATTTAtgtactttgtttttttaaaggaggCAGGTAGCTACCAAACTAGCTAGCTTTTTAAGTTTAACGGCTTCATCGAGAACACATACAGTAAGTTCTCACTGAAGCAGCTAAATTCAAGTCTGAGTTCGTAATTACAATGAGTTCAAGTGGTTTAggaccaaaaataaaaatctaggGCATAGAGAAAGCTtcatttgaaatgattttttttgtatcatcAGTGACAAGAACATCTGAATAACCACTTACAGTAAATTACCACCGCCTGCTGTAGGCATCACATTCACATTAGCAGCTGCTAcgatattttattactgaccCGCCCAAGCTGAGGCTCTGTATAAAGTACGAGTTGTAGTTATGACATGTTATGAGATGGACTTTAATGttaagtacagtggaacctcggcaaaTGAATGGAcacccttatgaattttcgccttaagaatttaaatttgcatcggcataggAACAAATAGAAGCGAAAAGTTGCACGTACGACcgggagctgttcaaaacttgttagcatcagtggaaagccaagcgatgGCAACCAAAGAGAGTTTACGAATTATTTTTCAgccagtgaaagctgtttggaaaaacTCAAACCACGATATCaatgttgccttcagcatgcgttcaaaagctaggtgatttttctgtGCGTTTTattgttgacagatcggtggtgtgggtgatctgttctttttttagcccaagcttggtggcacgacttcctgtgaggagccttgacatggaatgcttggcttgggtcacttctttgtaagcagccatacagtttacatacgcttcgtattggtgatatttttgggtggctggaacggattttctgcatttatattatttcttacgggaaaatttgtttcacaacACACATTTCCACCTTAAAAACCCGATTAAATTTGAataccgaggttccactgtaattacGATAGTTTTGATATAAAGCAATAACTGCTGACTCTGTTGAATCATGGTGTGGAGGTTTTACAAATCATGATGCTTTGTttggttgctatggtgataAGGTAACACAGTGGTAAAGGGGTTATGGTTCCACTACGTAGTTATAATTCCTGGGTTCAAACCTTGAGTCTGGGGTACTGTCTGCAAATGGGCTTCTGTCTGTGGAATTAGTGTCACATGTTCCTATGTGGGTTTCCTGTGACGTCTTTCCACTTCACCAAAACCCCTAAGCCATTGAAAGTGCTTTGGTTTATTTCCATTTGGCCAACAGGTCTGATTGGGGGAGGTGAATTATGGCTTGTATAGAACTTCACCGGGACTTCACCAGGAGAAAAGCACTTACAGTTGTATCTCATGGTAAGCAGATTTATcaatttttttctcctctttcggctgctcccgtTAGGGGTCGCCACAGAAGATCATCGATCCACGTATTTGATTTGGCAgaggttttacgctggatgcccttcctgacgcaaccctcccattttaatcCAGGCATGGGACCAGCACTGACTTGTGCAACCCCTCAGTGCCTGGGTTATTCCCTgccaggaatcaaacccgggccagGTCTGTGAGAGCGCCTGACCACCAGGCAGCTAAGCAAGTTTATACATTATTGTGCATaacaaataaatcacatttttctCATTGTTCagcttattaatattaatataacgCCTTAGTGAAGAACTGTGACTCTTAAAAACCCCTGAGACGAAATTAAAGCAACACAGAAACCAACAGGACATGTAACCAGCCAAATCTTACCGTACGTGGAGAGGCCGTAAGGTTGTGTAGTTTGAGAGTACGGTGTATACACCGTAGACTGCTGCATGCTGCTGAACTGGGACTGTACAGTATAGGGAGACATGGGCGGAGCCACAGGCGTGGACAGGATGTGGGGATAAGGCCTGTCAATCAAACAGATCAGGATTTTCAAACATATTTGCATGGATCAGTTTGTCTAGTGTTTGTTCCAATGAATGGATATATTTCACGCCTTCGGGCTAGGGAACATGAGAGTAGCCgaaact
The DNA window shown above is from Hemibagrus wyckioides isolate EC202008001 linkage group LG15, SWU_Hwy_1.0, whole genome shotgun sequence and carries:
- the eya4 gene encoding eyes absent homolog 4 isoform X3, which gives rise to MENTQELTEQAVKKPLSDPPASDPSDNRSLEMQELTSPQHTVASGSDGSSKLDKSLLTNSVSTNGTGGENMTVLNTADWLLGCSTPPTAPIKTEPLNSSDAVSTAGDTGLDTYTGSVITSSGFSPRPAHQYSPPLYPSKPYPHILSTPVAPPMSPYTVQSQFSSMQQSTVYTPYSQTTQPYGLSTYADLGVMLPGIKTEGGPSQTHSTLQSGLSYSPGFTTPQPGQTAYSPYPMPASGFTSSPGLYTSNNSVSNPANFSAQQEYPSYTAFGQNQYAQYYSASSYGSYMTTNNTLDATGSTSSYQLQDPAPVITGQAPEMHPGDFEAGQSPSTPIKELDDRTCRGGGTKARGRGRKNNPSPPPDSDLERVFVWDLDETIIVFHSLLTGSYAQKYGKDAPMAVTLGLRMEEMIFNLADTHLFFNDLEECDQVHIDDVSSDDNGQDLSTYSFATDGFHAAATSASLCLATGVRGGVDWMRKLAFRYRRVKELYCTYKNNVGGLLGPAKRDAWLQLRAEVEALTDSWLTTALKSLSIISSRSNCVNVLVTTTQLIPALAKVLLYSLGSAFPIENIYSATKIGKESCFERIIQRFGRKVVYVVIGDGVEEEQAATKHNMPFWRISSHSDLLALHQALEFEYL
- the eya4 gene encoding eyes absent homolog 4 isoform X1 — its product is MENTQELTEQAVKKPLSDPPASDPSDNRSLEMQELTSPQHTVASGSDGSSKLDKSLLTNSVSTNGTGGENMTVLNTADWLLGCSTPPTAPSTKDYVKTEPLNSSDAVSTAGDTGLDTYTGSVITSSGFSPRPAHQYSPPLYPSKPYPHILSTPVAPPMSPYTVQSQFSSMQQSTVYTPYSQTTQPYGLSTYADLGVMLPGIKTEGGPSQTHSTLQSGLSYSPGFTTPQPGQTAYSPYPMPASGFTSSPGLYTSNNSVSNPANFSAQQEYPSYTAFGQNQYAQYYSASSYGSYMTTNNTLDATGSTSSYQLQDPAPVITGQAPEMHPGDFEAGQSPSTPIKELDDRTCRGGGTKARGRGRKNNPSPPPDSDLERVFVWDLDETIIVFHSLLTGSYAQKYGKDAPMAVTLGLRMEEMIFNLADTHLFFNDLEECDQVHIDDVSSDDNGQDLSTYSFATDGFHAAATSASLCLATGVRGGVDWMRKLAFRYRRVKELYCTYKNNVGGLLGPAKRDAWLQLRAEVEALTDSWLTTALKSLSIISSRSNCVNVLVTTTQLIPALAKVLLYSLGSAFPIENIYSATKIGKESCFERIIQRFGRKVVYVVIGDGVEEEQAATKHNMPFWRISSHSDLLALHQALEFEYL
- the eya4 gene encoding eyes absent homolog 4 isoform X4; the encoded protein is MENTQELTEQAVKKPLSDPPASDPSDNRSLEMQELTSPQHTVASGSDGSSKLDKSLLTNSVSTNGTGVKTEPLNSSDAVSTAGDTGLDTYTGSVITSSGFSPRPAHQYSPPLYPSKPYPHILSTPVAPPMSPYTVQSQFSSMQQSTVYTPYSQTTQPYGLSTYADLGVMLPGIKTEGGPSQTHSTLQSGLSYSPGFTTPQPGQTAYSPYPMPASGFTSSPGLYTSNNSVSNPANFSAQQEYPSYTAFGQNQYAQYYSASSYGSYMTTNNTLDATGSTSSYQLQDPAPVITGQAPEMHPGDFEAGQSPSTPIKELDDRTCRGGGTKARGRGRKNNPSPPPDSDLERVFVWDLDETIIVFHSLLTGSYAQKYGKDAPMAVTLGLRMEEMIFNLADTHLFFNDLEECDQVHIDDVSSDDNGQDLSTYSFATDGFHAAATSASLCLATGVRGGVDWMRKLAFRYRRVKELYCTYKNNVGGLLGPAKRDAWLQLRAEVEALTDSWLTTALKSLSIISSRSNCVNVLVTTTQLIPALAKVLLYSLGSAFPIENIYSATKIGKESCFERIIQRFGRKVVYVVIGDGVEEEQAATKHNMPFWRISSHSDLLALHQALEFEYL